From one Microbacterium sp. 10M-3C3 genomic stretch:
- a CDS encoding 1-phosphofructokinase: protein MIVTLTANPSLDRTIDLEGPLEPGAVQPVVGVREDAGGKGVNVSRVVAAAGVATLAIVPISAHDPYRSLLDATGIAVRAVPDAPRVRENLTITDPAGVTTKLNHPGTRVAPELVAALRHAVVEAAGGAQWLVLAGSLPPGIPDDFYADVITAVRARWTERAPRIAVDAAGPALRGALEARPDLIKPNETELAALVGAPPVSGDALASAVAQARSVVPSGAAAALVTLGGDGAVLVDADGAVSARPPRIRVASTVGAGDSSLAGYLLAAIRGADAAHRLAHSVAYGAAAASLPGTQAPGPDDLPSGVVETASVFIPSGTT from the coding sequence GTGATCGTCACCCTCACCGCGAATCCGTCCCTCGACCGCACGATCGACCTCGAGGGGCCCTTGGAGCCGGGTGCCGTGCAACCCGTCGTGGGCGTGCGCGAAGACGCCGGCGGCAAGGGCGTCAACGTCTCCCGCGTCGTCGCGGCCGCCGGTGTCGCCACCCTCGCGATCGTGCCCATCTCGGCCCACGACCCCTACCGATCGCTCCTGGATGCGACGGGCATCGCGGTGCGCGCCGTCCCGGACGCGCCCCGGGTACGCGAGAACCTCACGATCACCGACCCCGCCGGTGTGACGACGAAGCTCAATCACCCGGGGACGCGCGTCGCCCCCGAGCTGGTCGCGGCGCTGCGGCACGCGGTCGTCGAGGCCGCGGGGGGCGCGCAGTGGCTCGTGCTCGCCGGGTCGCTGCCGCCCGGCATCCCCGACGACTTCTACGCCGATGTCATCACCGCCGTGCGCGCCCGATGGACCGAGCGCGCGCCGCGCATCGCCGTCGACGCCGCCGGGCCGGCGCTGCGGGGCGCGCTCGAGGCGCGCCCCGACCTCATCAAGCCCAACGAGACCGAGCTCGCCGCGCTCGTCGGCGCGCCGCCGGTGTCGGGCGACGCGCTCGCCTCGGCCGTCGCCCAGGCGCGTTCCGTCGTGCCGAGCGGGGCGGCGGCGGCGCTCGTGACGCTCGGGGGCGACGGCGCGGTGCTCGTCGACGCCGACGGCGCCGTGAGCGCGCGGCCGCCGCGCATCCGCGTCGCCAGCACGGTCGGCGCCGGCGACAGCTCCCTCGCCGGCTATCTCCTCGCCGCCATCCGAGGGGCGGATGCGGCGCATCGCCTCGCCCACAGCGTCGCCTACGGCGCCGCCGCCGCGTCGCTCCCCGGCACCCAGGCCCCCGGCCCCGACGACCTGCCGAGCGGCGTCGTCGAGACCGCATCCGTCTTCATCCCGTCCGGAACCACCTGA
- a CDS encoding DeoR/GlpR family DNA-binding transcription regulator: protein MYAMERQELVERLLRDEGRVSVVDLARRFDVTTETVRRDLDHLESVGRLRRVHGGAVALERGSTAEPTLGERLQRHSDAKLAIAGRAVRALGADFRGSVYFDAGTTTAAVAALVPGHLAATGGAAELVTHSMAIAADLAGAPDVALSVVGGRVRGVTAAAVGAQAIRTIEGLRPDIAFVGTNGVSAGFGLSTPDPEEAAVKSAIVRAARRVVVVADATKFGEELLVRFAGLDEIDVVVTDDAPAADLSAALADADVEVVLP, encoded by the coding sequence ATGTACGCGATGGAGCGCCAAGAGCTCGTCGAGCGCCTGCTGCGCGACGAGGGCCGCGTCAGCGTCGTGGATCTCGCCCGCCGCTTCGACGTCACCACGGAGACCGTGCGGCGCGACCTCGACCACCTCGAGTCGGTCGGGCGCCTGCGACGCGTCCACGGCGGAGCCGTCGCGCTCGAGCGCGGGAGCACCGCCGAGCCCACCCTCGGCGAGCGCCTCCAGCGCCACAGCGACGCGAAGCTCGCGATCGCCGGCCGGGCGGTGCGCGCGCTGGGCGCGGACTTCCGCGGATCGGTCTACTTCGACGCTGGCACCACCACGGCCGCCGTCGCGGCGCTCGTCCCCGGACACCTGGCCGCCACCGGCGGCGCAGCGGAGCTCGTCACCCACTCCATGGCGATCGCCGCCGACCTCGCCGGCGCGCCCGACGTCGCGCTGTCGGTCGTGGGCGGCCGTGTGCGCGGCGTCACCGCCGCCGCGGTCGGCGCGCAGGCGATCCGCACGATCGAGGGCCTCCGCCCCGACATCGCCTTCGTCGGCACCAACGGTGTGAGCGCGGGCTTCGGGCTCAGCACCCCCGATCCCGAAGAGGCCGCGGTCAAGAGCGCGATCGTGCGGGCCGCCCGGCGCGTCGTCGTCGTCGCCGACGCCACGAAGTTCGGCGAGGAGCTGCTCGTCCGCTTCGCGGGCCTCGACGAGATCGATGTCGTCGTCACCGACGACGCGCCGGCGGCCGACCTGTCGGCGGCGCTCGCCGACGCCGACGTCGAGGTGGTCCTGCCGTGA
- a CDS encoding glycosyltransferase family 39 protein: MTTAASPAPVTLARRLPRLSPRRAWLVGLIAVALAAGILTTWEVAQASRSDYYAAIAVSMSRSWSNFFFGALDPAGTVTLDKIPGSFWIPALFVRVFGFSTWAVVLPNALAAVGATVLTALTARRIAGTTAGLVAGAIVATTPILVAVSRSNQPESFFVLGLAAAAWASLHAVRRASPGWLVAAGLFIAVAFQTYMLEAWALWPALAAAWLCTRQRWWRKLWTLAVAGIVSAAASVWWIAIVSLIPASDRPYIGSTLTNSPWEMVFGYNGLGRFGATADSDAYRSFTPPFSGEPSVVRLFNEQLAGQIAWLLPAAALAIVVLWVLRARRSVTVFLAVWLVTFAAMFSIVDGMHQFYTAALAGPIALSVGIAFAWARRRRARWAQIALVATAAASALAIALVYGGFSIPVALAQVVVAAVVIALIARERGRRSRRGVIAVLAAIALVLTPLSWSIVTIAHPSSLNPVAGGVSDFGGGLGGGRSGGGPGAGFGADGRDAGMDAGASGGMAAPPAGMSPPAGAFGGARDDGGSGAAGFGGGLGGSSVDQDVLAYLTGHAGDDRYLAATFGAQEAAGYILASDGGSFLPIGGFDGGDDVPTLARFEQLVADGDLTYVLMSQQGGPGRTSSEGTSAEEIRAWVQANCAVPSDSPSTSMYACTG; the protein is encoded by the coding sequence ATGACGACCGCCGCCTCGCCCGCCCCCGTGACCCTCGCCAGACGACTCCCCCGCCTCTCGCCGAGGCGGGCATGGCTCGTCGGGCTGATCGCCGTCGCGCTCGCGGCCGGGATCCTCACGACGTGGGAAGTCGCGCAGGCGTCACGCTCGGACTACTACGCGGCGATCGCGGTGTCGATGAGCCGGAGCTGGTCGAACTTCTTCTTCGGCGCCCTCGACCCCGCGGGCACCGTCACGCTCGACAAGATCCCCGGATCGTTCTGGATCCCCGCGCTGTTCGTCCGGGTCTTCGGGTTCTCGACGTGGGCCGTCGTCCTGCCCAACGCCCTGGCCGCGGTGGGCGCCACGGTCCTCACGGCCCTCACCGCCCGTCGCATCGCGGGGACGACCGCGGGCCTCGTCGCGGGCGCGATCGTCGCCACCACGCCGATCCTCGTGGCCGTCTCGCGCTCCAATCAGCCCGAGAGCTTCTTCGTCCTCGGGCTGGCGGCCGCCGCCTGGGCGTCGCTGCACGCCGTGCGACGCGCGAGCCCCGGCTGGCTCGTGGCCGCGGGGCTGTTCATCGCCGTCGCGTTCCAGACGTACATGCTCGAAGCCTGGGCGCTGTGGCCCGCGCTCGCCGCGGCGTGGCTGTGCACGCGCCAGCGGTGGTGGCGCAAGCTGTGGACCCTCGCGGTCGCGGGTATCGTCAGCGCCGCCGCGTCGGTGTGGTGGATCGCGATCGTGTCGCTCATCCCCGCCTCCGACCGGCCGTACATCGGCAGCACGCTCACGAACAGCCCGTGGGAGATGGTGTTCGGATACAACGGCCTCGGACGGTTCGGGGCGACCGCCGACAGCGACGCGTACCGCTCCTTCACGCCGCCGTTCTCGGGCGAGCCGAGCGTCGTGCGGCTCTTCAACGAGCAGCTCGCGGGTCAGATCGCGTGGCTCCTGCCCGCGGCCGCGCTCGCGATCGTCGTGCTGTGGGTGCTCCGCGCCCGCCGCAGCGTCACCGTCTTCCTCGCGGTGTGGCTCGTCACCTTCGCCGCGATGTTCTCGATCGTCGACGGGATGCACCAGTTCTACACGGCCGCCCTCGCCGGGCCGATCGCGCTGTCGGTGGGCATCGCGTTCGCGTGGGCGCGGCGCCGGCGTGCGCGCTGGGCGCAGATCGCGCTCGTTGCCACGGCCGCCGCATCCGCCCTCGCCATCGCCCTCGTCTACGGCGGCTTCTCGATCCCCGTCGCGCTCGCCCAGGTCGTCGTCGCGGCGGTCGTCATCGCGCTCATCGCGCGCGAGCGCGGCCGGCGCAGCCGGCGGGGCGTCATCGCCGTGCTCGCCGCGATCGCGCTCGTGCTGACACCGCTGTCGTGGTCGATCGTCACGATCGCGCACCCGAGCTCGCTCAACCCCGTCGCCGGCGGGGTGTCGGACTTCGGCGGCGGGCTGGGCGGTGGCCGTTCCGGCGGCGGGCCCGGCGCCGGGTTCGGCGCAGACGGGCGCGACGCGGGCATGGACGCAGGCGCGTCCGGCGGGATGGCCGCGCCGCCGGCGGGCATGAGCCCTCCCGCAGGGGCCTTCGGCGGCGCTCGCGACGACGGCGGATCGGGCGCAGCCGGGTTCGGCGGCGGTCTCGGCGGCTCGAGTGTCGACCAGGACGTGCTGGCGTATCTGACGGGGCACGCCGGCGACGACCGCTACCTCGCCGCGACGTTCGGCGCCCAGGAGGCCGCCGGCTACATCCTGGCGTCCGATGGCGGGTCCTTCCTGCCCATCGGCGGCTTCGACGGCGGCGACGACGTCCCGACGCTCGCGCGATTCGAGCAGCTCGTCGCCGACGGCGACCTCACGTACGTCCTGATGTCGCAGCAGGGCGGGCCGGGCCGCACATCGAGCGAGGGCACGAGCGCCGAGGAGATCCGCGCATGGGTGCAGGCGAACTGCGCCGTCCCCTCCGATTCGCCGTCGACGTCGATGTACGCGTGCACCGGATGA
- a CDS encoding APC family permease has protein sequence MATDTTTPPESGTKLHRVVGTWLLFAFIVGDTLGAGIYTLVGSMATDVGGVIWLPLLIALAIALVTAGTYAELITKYPHAGGAARYVDRAFGIPYLSFLVGFLMMASGITTAAALANAFAGDYLAALIDIPPAPTAALFLILLTLINLRGVRESLGANLVASMIEVSGLVIVIVCAAILFGSGGGDPSRIFEFAPDVPPLEGAFAASIIAFFSFLGFEAAANMAEEVRNPSKSYPRALFGALATAGVVYLLIALGAVIVVPPAELAESTGPLLEVVSRSGVAVPSWLFSIIALVAIANGALLFMVMASRVAYGLAESSLLPRAFARVLPRRRTPWVAIVAVGAVAILLTFVGDITTLAETTVLLLLLVFLSANVSVLVLKKDKVEHKHFRVPFVLPILSIIACVALLTQQTGAVWLGTLLYVVVGSALFVVARFTRKRQDRKLAESGADGES, from the coding sequence ATGGCGACCGACACGACGACGCCGCCGGAGAGCGGCACGAAACTCCATCGCGTGGTGGGCACGTGGCTCCTGTTCGCGTTCATCGTGGGCGACACGCTCGGGGCGGGCATCTACACGCTCGTGGGCTCGATGGCCACGGATGTCGGCGGCGTGATCTGGCTGCCGCTGCTCATCGCCCTCGCGATCGCGCTGGTGACGGCCGGCACGTACGCCGAGCTCATCACGAAGTACCCGCACGCCGGCGGGGCCGCCCGCTACGTCGACCGCGCCTTCGGAATCCCGTACCTGTCGTTCCTCGTCGGCTTCCTCATGATGGCCTCCGGCATCACGACCGCCGCGGCCCTGGCCAACGCGTTCGCGGGCGACTACCTCGCGGCGCTCATCGACATCCCGCCCGCCCCCACGGCCGCGCTCTTCCTGATCCTCCTGACCCTCATCAACCTCCGCGGCGTGCGCGAGTCGCTCGGCGCGAACCTCGTGGCCTCGATGATCGAGGTGAGCGGCCTCGTCATCGTCATCGTGTGCGCGGCGATCCTGTTCGGCTCCGGTGGCGGCGATCCGTCGCGGATCTTCGAGTTCGCGCCCGACGTGCCGCCCCTCGAGGGCGCGTTCGCGGCCTCGATCATCGCGTTCTTCTCATTCCTCGGATTCGAGGCCGCCGCCAACATGGCGGAGGAGGTGCGCAACCCGTCGAAGTCGTACCCGCGCGCCCTGTTCGGCGCGCTCGCGACCGCCGGTGTCGTGTACCTCCTGATCGCGTTGGGTGCCGTGATCGTCGTGCCCCCGGCGGAGCTCGCCGAATCGACGGGGCCGCTTCTGGAGGTCGTCAGTCGCAGCGGCGTCGCGGTGCCGTCGTGGCTGTTCAGCATCATCGCGCTCGTGGCGATCGCCAATGGCGCCCTGCTGTTCATGGTCATGGCCAGCCGCGTCGCGTACGGCCTTGCCGAGTCGAGCCTTCTGCCGCGTGCGTTCGCCCGGGTGCTCCCCCGCCGGCGCACGCCGTGGGTCGCGATCGTCGCGGTCGGCGCGGTCGCCATCCTGCTCACATTCGTCGGTGACATCACGACCCTCGCCGAGACGACCGTGCTGCTGCTTCTGCTCGTCTTCCTCTCGGCGAACGTCAGCGTGCTCGTGCTGAAGAAGGACAAGGTGGAGCACAAGCACTTCCGCGTGCCGTTCGTGCTGCCGATCCTCTCGATCATCGCGTGCGTCGCGCTGCTCACTCAGCAGACCGGCGCCGTGTGGCTCGGCACGCTGCTCTACGTCGTCGTGGGCTCGGCGCTCTTCGTGGTCGCGCGCTTCACGCGCAAGCGCCAGGACCGCAAGCTCGCCGAATCCGGAGCAGACGGGGAGAGCTGA
- the gltX gene encoding glutamate--tRNA ligase: protein MPATPDPRTTTASGADIRVRFCPSPTGLPHVGLVRTALFNWAYARHNGGTLVFRIEDTDAARDSEESYRQLLDALRWLRIDWDEGVEVGGPHAPYRQSQRHDIYADVLQKLVASGAVYESYSTAEEIDARNEANGRAKQLGYDNHDRDLTAEQKAAFRAEGREPAWRLRVPDEDLTYVDLIRGEVTFPAGTFPDFVIVRAGGVPLYTFVNPVDDALMGITHVIRGEDLMPSTARQLALYRALIDAGVTDFVPRFGHMPLVLGETGNKKLSKRDPKADLFLQREKGFIHEGLLNYLALLGWSLAPDRDVFSLDELVAAFDIADVNPNPARFDQTKAESINGDHIRMLESADFAERIVPYLADAGLVQPIPTPEQTATIVAAAPLVQERVQLLGQVPGMLGFLFTTDVAYEEDALKGLPANAGEVLVASVGALEDVPEAEFTAASVQEALARALVDELGLKPRVAYGPPRVALTGRRVSPPLFESMELLGKAETIRRLGALVAHLG, encoded by the coding sequence GTGCCCGCCACCCCCGATCCCCGCACCACGACCGCTTCCGGCGCCGACATCCGCGTGCGCTTCTGCCCGTCGCCCACCGGACTCCCGCACGTCGGCCTCGTCCGCACGGCGCTGTTCAACTGGGCGTACGCGCGCCACAACGGCGGCACGCTCGTCTTCCGGATCGAAGACACCGATGCCGCGCGCGACAGCGAGGAGAGCTACCGGCAGCTCCTCGACGCGCTGCGGTGGCTGCGGATCGACTGGGACGAGGGCGTCGAGGTCGGAGGCCCGCACGCGCCCTACCGCCAGTCGCAGCGTCACGACATCTACGCGGACGTGCTGCAGAAGCTCGTCGCATCCGGTGCCGTGTACGAGAGCTACTCGACGGCCGAGGAGATCGACGCGCGCAACGAGGCCAACGGCCGTGCGAAGCAGCTCGGCTACGACAACCACGACCGCGACCTCACAGCCGAGCAGAAGGCCGCCTTCCGCGCCGAGGGCCGCGAGCCGGCCTGGCGTCTGCGTGTGCCGGACGAGGATCTGACGTACGTCGACCTCATCCGGGGCGAGGTCACCTTCCCCGCCGGCACCTTCCCCGACTTCGTCATCGTGCGCGCCGGGGGAGTGCCGCTCTACACGTTCGTGAACCCCGTCGACGACGCGCTCATGGGCATCACGCACGTCATCCGCGGCGAAGACCTCATGCCGTCGACGGCGCGTCAGCTCGCGCTGTACCGCGCCCTCATCGACGCGGGGGTCACCGACTTCGTGCCGCGCTTCGGCCACATGCCGCTGGTGCTCGGGGAGACCGGCAACAAGAAGCTGTCCAAGCGTGACCCGAAGGCCGACCTGTTCCTCCAGCGCGAGAAGGGCTTCATCCATGAGGGTCTGCTCAACTACCTCGCCCTCCTCGGCTGGTCGCTGGCGCCCGATCGCGACGTCTTCTCGCTCGACGAGCTCGTCGCCGCGTTCGACATCGCCGACGTGAACCCGAACCCGGCCCGTTTCGACCAGACCAAGGCCGAGTCGATCAACGGCGACCACATCCGGATGCTCGAGTCCGCCGACTTCGCGGAGCGCATCGTGCCGTACCTGGCCGACGCGGGCCTGGTCCAGCCGATCCCCACGCCGGAGCAGACCGCGACGATCGTCGCCGCCGCGCCGCTCGTGCAGGAGCGCGTGCAGCTGCTGGGACAGGTGCCGGGCATGCTCGGCTTCCTCTTCACGACTGACGTCGCGTACGAGGAGGATGCGCTCAAGGGCCTCCCGGCGAACGCCGGCGAGGTGCTCGTGGCCTCGGTGGGGGCGCTCGAAGACGTTCCGGAGGCGGAGTTCACCGCCGCATCCGTGCAGGAGGCGCTCGCGCGCGCCCTCGTCGACGAGCTGGGGCTCAAGCCGCGCGTCGCGTACGGGCCGCCGCGGGTCGCCCTGACCGGCCGGCGCGTGTCGCCGCCGCTGTTCGAGTCGATGGAGCTGCTCGGCAAGGCCGAGACGATCCGCCGGCTCGGAGCGCTCGTCGCCCACCTCGGCTGA
- a CDS encoding MFS transporter, which translates to MPDDTALPDRDVAGIQRRTVATLALAQVLGGIAFGATLSIGVLLAAEVSGDEALAGLATAAVTFGTALLAIPLAALARRRGRRLGLTSGTVIALVGVLLVIAATSLRAFPLLLVAFALVGGGQAANLQSRFAATDLATDATRGRALSLVVWATTIGVVLGPNLVGPGEAVGRALGMPELTGPYVFTVVGQLLAITVYLAGLRPDPLLVAQRVTAARAAAASGVVRRADRPRAARYAIFAVAAAHAVMVAVMAMTPVHLLHHGASLQIVGFTISLHVAGMYALSPVFGILSDRWGRVATIVLGQALLAAALVVAATLSGSMPAVTIALILLGLGWSATTVAGSALLTESSAEARRTRRQGLSDFTMSFVGAVGAILAGLVLGWIGYGGLALVAMVLVVAAVALVPLAVTRASAPERAAAAD; encoded by the coding sequence ATGCCTGACGACACAGCGCTCCCCGACCGTGACGTCGCGGGCATCCAGCGGCGCACGGTCGCCACGCTCGCGCTCGCGCAGGTGCTCGGCGGCATCGCCTTCGGCGCGACGCTGTCGATCGGCGTGCTGCTGGCGGCGGAGGTCTCCGGCGATGAGGCGCTCGCGGGACTCGCGACCGCCGCGGTGACGTTCGGGACCGCGCTGCTGGCGATCCCGCTGGCAGCTCTCGCGCGTCGGCGCGGGCGCCGGCTCGGCCTGACCTCGGGCACGGTCATCGCGCTGGTCGGCGTGCTGCTGGTCATCGCCGCGACGAGTCTGCGCGCCTTCCCGCTCCTCCTCGTCGCCTTCGCGCTCGTCGGGGGCGGCCAGGCGGCCAACCTCCAGTCCCGGTTCGCCGCGACCGATCTCGCGACCGACGCGACACGCGGGCGGGCGCTGTCGCTCGTGGTGTGGGCGACGACGATCGGCGTCGTGCTCGGTCCGAACCTCGTCGGCCCGGGCGAGGCCGTGGGGCGGGCGCTCGGAATGCCTGAGCTCACCGGTCCGTACGTGTTCACGGTCGTCGGGCAGCTGCTCGCGATCACCGTGTACCTCGCCGGCCTGCGCCCGGACCCGCTCCTCGTCGCACAGCGCGTCACCGCCGCGCGGGCGGCCGCCGCATCCGGGGTCGTCCGGCGTGCCGACCGGCCGCGCGCGGCGCGGTACGCCATCTTCGCCGTCGCGGCCGCCCACGCGGTGATGGTCGCGGTCATGGCGATGACGCCCGTGCACCTCCTGCACCACGGGGCGTCGCTGCAGATCGTCGGGTTCACGATCAGCCTCCACGTGGCGGGGATGTACGCGCTGTCGCCGGTCTTCGGCATCCTCAGCGACCGGTGGGGCCGCGTCGCGACGATCGTGCTCGGTCAGGCGCTCCTGGCGGCCGCGCTCGTCGTGGCCGCGACCCTCAGCGGGAGCATGCCCGCCGTCACGATCGCGCTCATCCTCCTGGGACTCGGGTGGAGCGCGACGACGGTGGCCGGCTCGGCGCTCCTCACGGAGTCGTCCGCCGAGGCCCGCCGCACCCGCCGCCAGGGCCTCAGCGACTTCACGATGAGCTTCGTGGGGGCGGTCGGGGCGATCCTCGCCGGTCTGGTGCTCGGCTGGATCGGCTACGGCGGCCTCGCCCTCGTCGCGATGGTGCTCGTCGTGGCCGCGGTCGCGCTCGTGCCGCTCGCCGTGACGCGCGCCTCCGCGCCGGAGCGCGCCGCCGCGGCTGACTAA
- a CDS encoding fumarylacetoacetate hydrolase family protein, translating into MKIARFSHQDAIRYGIVDDGELVVLAGDPMFAGFDTTGERVPLGDIALLAPVIPRSKVVCVGKNYADHAAEMGGEAPAEPLLFLKPNTAVIGPGDVIVRPPQSHNTHFEGELAVVIGRIAKNVPAERALEYVFGYTAANDVTARDLQASDGQWARAKGFDTFCPLGPVIETELDPAAVVTTRLNGEVKQQGPITDMIHSIPAIIAYASAAFTLLPGDVILTGTPAGVGPFDAGDTLEVEVSGIGVLRNTARDA; encoded by the coding sequence GTGAAGATCGCGCGCTTCAGCCACCAGGACGCCATCCGCTACGGCATCGTCGATGACGGCGAGCTCGTCGTGCTCGCGGGCGACCCGATGTTCGCCGGATTCGACACGACGGGGGAGCGGGTGCCGCTCGGCGACATCGCGCTGCTCGCCCCCGTGATCCCGCGCTCGAAGGTCGTGTGCGTCGGCAAGAACTACGCCGACCACGCCGCGGAGATGGGCGGCGAGGCGCCCGCCGAGCCGTTGCTCTTCCTCAAGCCCAACACGGCCGTGATCGGCCCGGGCGACGTCATCGTGCGGCCGCCGCAGTCGCACAACACGCACTTCGAGGGCGAGCTCGCCGTCGTCATCGGCCGCATCGCCAAGAACGTGCCCGCAGAGCGCGCGCTCGAGTACGTGTTCGGCTACACCGCGGCGAACGACGTCACCGCACGCGACCTGCAGGCCAGCGACGGCCAGTGGGCGCGCGCGAAGGGCTTCGACACGTTCTGCCCGCTCGGCCCGGTCATCGAGACCGAGCTCGACCCCGCCGCGGTCGTCACCACGCGCCTTAACGGCGAGGTGAAGCAGCAGGGGCCGATCACCGACATGATCCACTCGATCCCAGCGATCATCGCCTACGCGTCCGCGGCGTTCACGCTGCTGCCCGGCGATGTGATCCTCACCGGCACCCCCGCCGGCGTCGGCCCGTTCGACGCCGGCGACACGCTCGAGGTGGAGGTGTCGGGCATCGGCGTGCTGCGCAACACGGCGCGCGATGCCTGA
- a CDS encoding branched-chain amino acid aminotransferase produces MTLIDSNPDTGFEPLEFAVTRNLAAKSPAQRAEILANPGFGTSFTDHMVDICWSVRGGWHRPRVSPYGPISLDPAAAVLHYGQEIFEGIKAYRHADGSIHTFRPDQNARRMQRSARRLALPELPAPYFIQSLRELIAVDGDWVPSGEDQSLYLRPFMFAKEAFLGVRPAHKVAYYLIASPAGAYFKGGVQPVSIWLSEEYARAGKGGTGAAKTGGNYAASLLPQSEAYEHECDQVVFLDEKRNVEELGGMNVVFVFKDGTLVTPESDSILEGITRDSILQLARDRGHKVEGRAVSIDEWREGVASGDITEVFACGTAAVVTPIGTLKGHDFLDAQPTGTLALELRQELTDIQYGRIEDRHGWMLRLDD; encoded by the coding sequence ATGACCCTCATCGACAGCAACCCCGACACCGGATTCGAGCCCCTCGAGTTCGCCGTCACCCGCAACCTCGCCGCGAAGAGCCCGGCCCAGCGCGCCGAGATCCTCGCCAACCCGGGCTTCGGCACGAGCTTCACCGACCACATGGTCGACATCTGCTGGTCGGTCCGCGGCGGCTGGCACCGGCCCCGCGTGTCGCCGTACGGCCCCATCTCGCTCGACCCGGCCGCCGCGGTGCTGCACTACGGGCAGGAGATCTTCGAGGGCATCAAGGCGTACCGCCACGCCGACGGCTCCATCCACACGTTCCGTCCCGACCAGAACGCGCGCCGGATGCAGCGCAGCGCCCGCCGGCTCGCGCTGCCGGAGCTGCCGGCGCCCTACTTCATCCAGTCGCTGCGCGAGCTCATCGCCGTGGACGGCGACTGGGTGCCCTCGGGCGAGGACCAGTCGCTGTATCTCCGGCCCTTCATGTTCGCGAAGGAGGCGTTCCTAGGGGTGCGCCCCGCGCACAAGGTCGCGTACTACCTGATCGCGAGCCCGGCCGGCGCGTACTTCAAGGGCGGCGTGCAGCCGGTGTCGATCTGGCTGAGCGAGGAGTACGCCCGCGCCGGCAAGGGCGGCACGGGCGCCGCCAAGACCGGCGGCAACTACGCCGCGAGCCTGCTGCCGCAGTCGGAGGCGTACGAGCACGAGTGCGACCAGGTCGTCTTCCTCGACGAGAAGCGCAACGTCGAGGAGCTCGGCGGCATGAACGTCGTGTTCGTCTTCAAGGACGGCACGCTCGTCACGCCCGAGTCCGACAGCATCCTCGAGGGCATCACGCGCGACTCGATCCTGCAGCTCGCGCGCGACCGCGGCCACAAGGTCGAGGGCCGCGCGGTCTCGATCGACGAGTGGCGCGAGGGCGTCGCATCCGGCGACATCACCGAGGTGTTCGCGTGCGGCACCGCCGCAGTCGTCACGCCCATCGGCACGCTGAAGGGGCACGACTTCCTCGACGCGCAGCCCACCGGCACGCTCGCGCTCGAGCTGCGCCAGGAGCTCACCGACATCCAGTACGGTCGCATCGAAGACCGCCACGGCTGGATGCTGCGCCTAGACGACTGA
- a CDS encoding 3-isopropylmalate dehydrogenase translates to MSRVVTLAVIPGDGIGPEVVAEALKVLDAATADGDTTFERTEFSLGAARYLATGDTLTDDDLAAIARHDAILLGAVGGTPGDPRLKDANIERGLLLKLRFALDHYVNLRPSKLYPGASGPLADPGEIDFVVVREGTEGPYVGNGGSIRTGTSHEVANETSVNTAFGVERVVRYAFDLAERRRKKLTLVHKTNVLVHAGGMWKRIVDEVASEHPEVAVDYLHVDAATIFLVTNPGRFDVIVTDNLFGDILTDLAGAVTGGIGLAASGNINPDGAFPSMFEPVHGSAPDIAGQQKADPTAAILSVSLLLDHLGMPADAERITRAVEQDIAERGEAARTTSQIGDAIAARLRA, encoded by the coding sequence ATGTCGCGCGTCGTCACGCTCGCCGTCATCCCCGGCGACGGCATCGGACCCGAGGTCGTCGCCGAAGCCCTGAAGGTGCTCGACGCCGCGACCGCCGACGGCGACACGACGTTCGAGCGCACCGAGTTCTCCCTCGGCGCGGCCCGCTACCTGGCGACCGGCGACACCCTCACCGACGACGATCTCGCCGCGATCGCGCGGCACGACGCGATCCTCCTCGGCGCCGTGGGCGGCACCCCCGGCGACCCGCGCCTGAAGGACGCGAACATCGAGCGGGGCCTGCTGCTGAAGCTCCGCTTCGCGCTCGACCACTACGTGAACCTCCGCCCCTCGAAGCTGTACCCCGGCGCGTCCGGGCCCCTCGCGGACCCCGGCGAGATCGACTTCGTCGTGGTGCGCGAGGGCACCGAGGGCCCCTACGTCGGCAACGGCGGCTCGATCCGCACCGGCACGTCGCACGAGGTCGCGAACGAGACGTCGGTGAACACGGCCTTCGGCGTCGAGCGCGTCGTCCGCTACGCGTTCGACCTCGCCGAGCGGCGCCGCAAGAAGCTGACGCTCGTGCACAAGACGAACGTGCTCGTGCACGCGGGCGGCATGTGGAAGCGCATCGTCGACGAGGTGGCGTCGGAGCATCCGGAGGTGGCCGTAGACTATCTGCACGTCGACGCGGCGACGATCTTCCTGGTCACGAACCCGGGCCGCTTCGACGTGATCGTCACCGACAACCTCTTCGGCGACATCCTGACAGACCTGGCCGGCGCCGTCACCGGTGGCATCGGCCTCGCCGCATCGGGCAACATCAACCCCGACGGCGCGTTCCCCTCGATGTTCGAGCCCGTGCACGGATCGGCGCCCGACATCGCAGGACAGCAGAAGGCCGATCCCACCGCCGCGATCCTGTCCGTCTCGCTCCTCCTCGATCACCTCGGGATGCCGGCGGACGCCGAGCGCATCACCCGTGCGGTCGAACAGGACATCGCCGAGCGGGGCGAGGCCGCCCGCACCACGTCGCAGATCGGCGACGCCATCGCCGCCCGGCTCCGGGCGTAG